From Tripterygium wilfordii isolate XIE 37 chromosome 13, ASM1340144v1, whole genome shotgun sequence, the proteins below share one genomic window:
- the LOC120012550 gene encoding replication protein A 70 kDa DNA-binding subunit C-like — MNWEVIARISRLWDSKNVRNNNDLLSLDMLLLDAEGTQIHGKIRKRQVEMFRNKIKEGHIYVIRNFRVVDSDNAYKLVGGDVSINFLPISSFKELSGYDGPPIEHYKFHFQNQDEIIKRLNNHTYLTDVIGLLTGMGKIDKITVNDSLVEKLDLEIEIEGQFKLKTTLWAEKGMEFEESMTDKNKGPFVVIITSTIVKRLYGDICISSTPATKTFVNLDHPATKLLLDT, encoded by the exons ATGAATTGGGAGGTGATTGCCCGCATCAGCCGGCTATGGGATTCTAAGAACGTCCGAAATAACAATGATCTCCTGAGTTTGGATATGCTTCTCTTGGATGCAGAG GGAACACAAATTCACGGAAAAATTCGAAAGCGCCAGGTCGAAATGTTTCGCAACAAAATCAAAGAGGGACATATCTACGTGATTAGAAATTTCAGGGTTGTTGATAGTGATAACGCATACAAGCTTGTGGGGGGAGACGTATCGATTAATTTTTTGCCCATTTCTTCCTTCAAAGAGCTATCGGGATATGATGGTCCACCCATTGAACACtacaaatttcattttcaaaatcaagatgAGATAATCAAACGGCTAAACAACCACACATATTTGACAG ATGTTATTGGGTTGCTCACTGGAATGGGTAAAATTGACAAAATAACCGTAAATGACTCTTTGGTTGAAAAGTTAGACTTGGAGATAGAGATTGAAGG GCAGTTCAAGTTGAAAACTACATTATGGGCTGAGAAGGGTATGGAATTTGAAGAGTCAATGACTGATAAGAACAAAGGCCCTTTTGTTGTTATCATCACTTCCACAATTGTTAAAAGACTTTATG GGGATATTTGTATTTCATCAACGCCAGCAACCAAAACATTTGTCAACTTGGATCATCCAGCTACAAAACTCTTGCTAGATACGTAA
- the LOC120011931 gene encoding uncharacterized protein LOC120011931, protein MDMAFVASSSSSRAAASSPLLARPGIPKLPFSTTTATPLRRQQQKRPLLLVAAAGKNNTNAVPVQNDKSKKEEEIEEIEVEEELPWIQEKALDLVEFTGSVTQALPGPRVGHSSLPWILALPLAYAGITFIVAFVKTLKKWNSPRQKRKRLVNTNAVLCKTIDELFQKGEDAIRHSDLTGLVKQTDFSMEEILRKYIRYVLNEKPFNPDLVANLIQLRKASMLDDSQIAEILNEISRRIVREKGPVVTDLAGYSEKGFKRKLAVQALFGKVFYLSELPEFCSRDSSLVVKEIFGVTDDDADKLRQHTISEAGDMDSIEKMVDGSDSEVSGDE, encoded by the exons ATGGACATGGCTTTTGTTGCTTCTTCGTCTTCCTCTCGTGCCGCCGCTTCTTCTCCACTGCTCGCCCGACCGGGAATTCCCAAACTACCCTTCTCCACCACTACTGCAACTCCTTTGCGGagacaacaacaaaaaagacCCTTGCTTCTCGTGGCGGCGGCAGGTAAGAACAACACGAACGCCGTCCCGGTTCAAAACGACAAgagcaaaaaagaagaggagattGAAGAGATAGAAGTGGAGGAGGAGTTGCCGTGGATTCAGGAGAAGGCGTTGGACCTGGTGGAGTTCACTGGCTCCGTCACACAGGCTCTTCCCGGTCCCCGAGTCGGTCACAGTTCCTTGCCTTGGATTCTCGCTCTACCGTTGGCTTATGCGGGAATCACATTCATTGTTGCCTTCGTTAAGACGCTCAAGAAGTGGAATTCTCCTAGACAGAAGCGCAAGAGATTG GTCAATACAAATGCTGTCTTGTGCAAAACAATAGATGAGCTATTTCAAAAAGGGGAGGATGCAATACGACACTCAGATTTAACCGGACTTGTGAAACAG ACAGACTTTAGCATGGAGGAAATTTTGCGCAAGTATATTCGCTATGTGTTGAATGAAAAGCCATTTAATCCAGACTTGGTAGCCAACTTAATTCAGCTCAGGAAAGCTTCTATGTTGGATGACTCCCAGATTGCTGAAATATTAAATGAAATCTCAAGAAGGATTGTGCGAGAAAAAG gCCCTGTTGTCACGGATTTGGCTGGGTATTCTGAGAAGGGATTTAAGCGAAAACTCGCTGTACAGGCCCTTTTTGGGAAGGTTTTCTATCTATCTGAG CTACCGGAGTTCTGTTCAAGGGATAGTTCCTTAGTTGTCAAGGAAATATTTGGAGTTACTGA TGACGACGCTGACAAATTAAGGCAACACACGATCTCTGAAGCCGGGGACATGGATTCGATTGAGAAGATGGTAGACGGTTCAGATTCAGAAGTTTCTGGTGACGAGTAA